The genomic interval TGTGGTGTGAGCCCAAATAATTAGCTTTTCATCCCTCTGGCAGCATCATATTTTGTAGTAGCAATAAAGTCTTGACAGAAGATGGTGATCCTAAAGACATGCTTAACTTAAAAAGCTTAACAGAGGTGTCACTTGTAAGATTTGTTCGTAgcttataaaataaaagcaaaacttaGTGCTGACATAGGCGTAGCACTTATAAGTGTGACTGCTGTCTAAATAGgtacttttcctttccctttgttGTAGGGACTTCTTGCCGGGGGGCAGGAGAGATTACACCGTCCAGGTTCAGCTAAGGTATCTTTTTCATGGTGTTCTCTTCTGCTTGTTGGCCAGTTAAGGAGTTGTAAATCTTAATGTTTGTGGAGACACATAAGCGTTGTGtcagctgaaaatgttttctctttttgggACTATAGGTTATGCCTAGCAGAGACCAGCTGTCCTCAAGAAGATAATTACCCTAATAGTTTGTGCATTAAAGTGAATGGGAAGCTGTTTCCATTGCCGGTAAGCTTGTTTGCATgtgtttgtggtttgtttgaCTTGTCTGTTGTTTCTGTAATGATAGCTTGCTAAAACGATCAAGCACTTTATTGCTATCATTACAGTTTCCCTAGACATTAATGCTAGCAAACGCAAACCGTGCCTGGGTGAGGTAGCCATTGCTGCTATTAATTAATTATGTTAAAGCCACTGCGCAGCTTAATTATGCTTTAGCCACTTGTAGCAAACCTCATCGGTGCAGTTGACACTCAGAATTCAAAAACAAACCGGTGTGTGCATGAGGAGTCTCCCTTGTATAGAACCGAGTTTGGTTGGATTGTGCTGGGTATCTATTTGTGTGCAGGCCTGAGTTCCTTCTTGTTAGAAGGAAACTGTCAGTTTTCGTGTATGTTTGCATGCAGCTCTGGTTAGAGCAGTGTCCATCGCAGGGGTGAGGAGCAGCAGATTCCAGGGTACCAGCAGCTACTGGTCCTGTTAGCAGTTGTGCTCTTCGCTGGTGCCTTGTGCTTTAAAAGTTGCTATGTGTACAGGGTAACTGTGAGGCTGGAATATTTCAAAAAGAAGCACTCTCCATTTTcgggaaaaaaataaatcactgagatgggtaatttgataaatagAACAGGGGTTAAAGCCATACCCTGCCCATTCTGAGGTGGTGCTAGAAGTTCTGTAAGATGGGTAAAGTAGCACAGAGGGGTTTTCAGCAGCCTGACTGTAAAATACTGGGTGGGGAGTGAAGGTCTGAGACGTTTTTATCTCAGAATGCATGCTACTTTCTTGGCATATCAGATTGTCAGTATGTTCAACGTGTCTTGTTTTCACCCTGCAACTGTCCTCTTTCATATGCAACGGTGATGGTTTCCTTGCCTCTGCTGGGCTGAAGTGACTCTCCTCAccttttccatctgtttctttAACGAGTGCATCACtattcttctgtcttcagtttaTAAAAGGGTTTCTTTGAGATGTTTTCTTGTCAAACACAAACTATGTCCTGTGAGGAACATAGGAGGACTTCCTTTCTTCAGAAGATGTCTTTCTTCAAGCAACCCTAACGCATTGAGTGATATTGTCCTGGAGATATCAAGCTCTGATGGTTCTCAGTCTTGCTAATATAGCTCATAGCAGGTGATGCTGTGTTATGCTATCCATCTCATGTAATGGCACAGTCATAGCAGAAATTCTATCATCTTTAATTCTCACTTTGCTTTAGGTCTAAATCCCATAGTTTCTTTTTGCACATGGTTCTGTTGAACAGTCTGAAGAACTATGAAATGAGAAAGTGAATAAATGACTCATCTTGGCaacttccttattttttcagtataaGCTGAATGATTAACAAAGTCTCAGCCTGAGCGCTCTGGCCAAGCTTTCTTTCCCTATAACCTGTTTATTTGCTAACTGTCTGCATCCCACTGGTGATTCAGAAAATGTAGGAGCTTCTTTGCTTCAAGGATCACTGTTGTCCAACTCAGTAGTCGTAGGGAACTAGCGAGTGATGCCAGGCTCTGTTCTTGCCTAATTGCTCTTCTGATATATTTTCTGGTTACAGCAGAGTCCACATGTTTTTACTGATATGGTTCTTGCAGGAAGCACGGAAGACTTAGTAACAAATACTTTTGGCAAATAGTAGCCACTGGAATTGGCCACCAAACTGAGCAGTGTTAGACCACGCTGATTACAAGGCAAGCTTCTGCATTAAAGTCacagaaagctgggaagggCTTAAACGTGTTTTAGGAGTACAAGATTGAGTCCTGGAAGTCCTGTGAAAATGATGGGATTTATATCCCATAAATGACTGCAGTTGTTACATCTGACTTGAAGAAATGACAGATCATTCGAATCTTCTTTTAAATGTGAAGCTAGCAGTCCTTATACATCTGCCGCCTCCTTGTGCGATAAAGCACGCACGGCATGACTCCTAGCAGCTCCTGTCACTCATCTTCTGGAGCTGCAAAAGGTTCTTTAAAAGAGTTGGTCAGCAGttactgcctgcagctctggccTGGCAGTTGAAGCCCTGTGTTTCTTTGCTGCCACTGGAAGGGTGTCTTAGGAACCCTTGCTGTGTGGTGCTGTTGGGTGTGACAGGGAGCACCCTGCAAAGAGGCTGCTAATCAGGTTCCCATGGAAGGCTCACTGTTGTGTATAAACTGCTAGCTAAACTAAAATCTAAAGAGCTTTCCAAATTGCTTTCCTGTATCATTAGATGAACAGGGGAGCATGTTTTGTGTGCTCTCTTGGACCATTTCTGGTGAAGTAGCTAGTCAGCAGTTCTGGCTGTTAGATAATACTTTCAGAATTTGGTTCTTTCACTCTTGCTTTGAAGTGTTATGCTGTGAATGTTCATGTTATCTGTGTTAAACACGTGCTTTTCAGCACGTTGGTCCTGGGTAGTTTCCAGTGTAGGACAACACTTGAACTGAATGAAATGTGACAGTTCTGTGCAAGACACAGGTCTCTGGTTGGTTTTTCTGATGCAAGATGAGATTTTGAGATGAGTGGACCATAGGCTGTCTGAACTCAGAACAGACTCTGAGTTCCTCTTACGGACTGGCTTGCTTTTGTGGTGACTGTTGCAAGATGAGATGCAGTTAGGCCATGTGCTGCTTCACAAAGCACGAGTGTTCTCTGCTTGGAAGTGCGTGCTTGTCAGCAAGCAAAAGGGCTGCTGAGTGTGTTAATTAGTGACATATAGGAAATCACAGGatagaatctttaaggttggaaaagacctccaagatcatctagtctgatCACCCACCTTCCACcagtattgcccactaaaccgcATCCCTAAGTGCTACATCttccctttccttaaacacctccagggctgaTAACTCCACCATTCcctcagcagcctgtgccaacacctaacctctctttctgagaagaaattgttcctaatatccaacctgaacctcccctggtgcaacctgaggcCGTTGCCTCATGTCCTGTTACGGTTGCTTGGAAGAAGAGTCTGACCCTCACCTTGCTCCACGCTCCATTTCCTCCATACAgccttccagctgctctgccctgagcctgCAGTGACATGTGGTAATTGTGACCAAAGTGTGGGACTTGGCACTAGTttaacttcatcccactggagaaatgaaataaaccatgaaataaaactgcagagagaagctgtccaggttttcttcagttttgaagAATTTAAAAGTATTTAGTTTAATTTGCTTCTGCTGATGGCAGCAAAGCCTTTTGGCTCTCACATGTACCAGGTACGCTGTGCACAACTCATGTTCACTGAGTGTGCAGATGACAGCCTGCTGCTAATGAAGCTCTGTGTAATTAATGCAAGGCGAAGCTGGGTGTGTGGGGGGAGCATCAATACaacttttttctatttttgataAAGCATCAACACTGATTTTTACACCTCCAGTAAACCTGCCTGGATCAAAACTCTTCTCTTTTCAGCACTCCTTTAAAATTGCTTGAAAATTGTTGATGTATAGTAAGGACTGTCAAAACGACTGATATTTCTCACAAATTTTGACTTCAGTCTCCAGTCTGGAGAACCTCAAGGCTTTTCTGTTTCCCACAGATCAGTCTAAGAGGATCGGTTCAGAGCTAACGAGTTGTTGGGGTACTTtcactggtttgttttttttctcataggGATATGCTCCACCACCGAAAAATGGGATCGAACAGAAGCGACCTGGGCGCCCCTTGAATATAACCTCTCTAGTTAGGCTGTCATCAGCAGTGCCGAACCAGATTTCCATTTCCTGGGCTTCTGAAATTGGAAAGGTAAGCTGTCTGTTTTGTAGGATGTGGGCAGTAGACTAAATCACCTTGTCTGGCATTGCTTCTAATCCACTGTTTGATACTGCTGGCAGGGTGTAGTGTGATCAGTGGCTAAAGTTACCGTCGGTGCTAGGAAACAAAGCTAGCTCCAGAGCCATGGTAACTTGCAGCAACGTGAAGAGCTTGCGTGTGGATTGCAAAGAGTTCCGTGTGGAATTCCAAGGGCTGTGTGGCTTTCTTTGAGAGCTTTGCTGTCAGCTTTGCTATTAGGAGGTGCCTGTGATATGTCAGAAACACCCATATCTTTCTGTGATGTAAATACAAAACAGTTCAGGCACAACAGAAAGGGAGCCTCCATGCTTCTTTGTAGCCTCATTACACGTTACTATGAACATGAGGTTACGTAGCCATgtcttcaaaagctttttttctcaatATCTTTTGCAACTGTTCACTGGAGAGTGCTTGTAAAATGAACGATGTGCCACGGCGCCATGACTTGGTGTACTTGTTTCTCAGGTCTTTGTATTTTCAATCAGAGTAATTCCAAATAGTTCTGCGAAGgcagtttttatttcataggAAGAACTGCTTAACGGATGCTTCCTTCTTTATTCTTTTGAGATTAATGTTTTACATGAAAATGACTTCTCTTGAGTTAAAACTACACTTATGAGTTAAACACAAGTACAGTTTCCTGTTCAGAAAGCTTCTAGGGGGTACCTTCCTGGGAGGAGGTGTAGCTGGGAGGTGTCAGGCTACGGGTGTCCATTGCTTCTGGGCTCGGTGTGTCTTAGAAGTGCTCAGTTGAACCACAGTGTATTTGTAACGCAGGATGTCTGTGCAATGTGCCTGTTGTTAACAGTGAAGCATTTTCCTGGAAGCTTGTGCAGCTTGAGGAAGAAGTGCAGATACTGGCAGGAGTGGGCAGCAGGGTAGGAGAAAGATGACTGAAATGTCTTCAGAGTGCACTCATAGACTTCATGGAGAGGTGGCAGAAAAGCGTGCTGGACTTCAGATGGCAGGAGGTAGAGCAAGTGGTGACTGAAATGTCCTGTCTTGCTTTCTGGTGCCTGTAGTTGAACTTCTGATTTAGGAATGTGAAGTCATTAGAGTTTAAAGGAGTTAGCCTTCTAAATGGGCAAGTGACTGCTTAGAAATCTGCCTGTGAATTCActaaagaaagaaggggaagtgGTAAGAATTTTGGTAGCTGTTGCAACAACCCTTGAAGTAAATAGAAGACCCAGTGTTTTTCCGTCTGTGGTTACTTCTGGAAGTCCTTCTGGACTCTCTTACTATCAATGTAGCTTACCTcttcaaggtgaggctgaatggagccctgggcagcctggtctggtattaaatgtgggggttggtggccctgcctgcagccggggagggttggagcttcatgattcttgaggtcccttccaacctggccattctatggttcctTTAACATCAAAATGGTCTGGAGCCATCGTATCCTTGAAGTAAGGCTCCAGTATAAACCtacataaattaaataaaattttaaagcGAAAGTGGGAAGTTTATGTTCAGCAAAAGAATGAAGGTGTCAGCCTTTCCTCACGAGGCAGATGCTGTAGGCAATAAACAGGACAATATGTGGTCGTTCTTGGCAGGGCAAGCAAGGCATTTGTCTCAGCATCTTCCTGTGTAGTTTGATCACTTTATCTGCTCCTCAGGAGAAGGGCTGTTCTTGGTAAAGCAGGAGCATGGTGGTATATGCACTTAAACATTAGTACAGGAGGCATAAGAAGGTGACTGCAGGGTGTGAAAAGGCGTTGCAGGTTGTGTGTCCTGCGGATGAAACCATTATCATTCTGCAGTTGTGGGGCTTGCAGATTCTTCTCTTCATTGGTGACCCAGAGGAGAGGAAATCTTGAACAAAGGAAGCTGGCAAGAGGCATGAGGGAAGGAACAGCAGTAGTTGCTAAGAAATGCATGTACTGCTCCTCTAGGCTGGCTGTAATGAGACTTGGCCTGGGAATGGCAAGCCAAAGAACAGGTGCAAAGAAATCAGTGCACAGAATTAttagggctggaaaagaccacaaaggtTATCAAGTCCAGCTGTCAacctgtgcagctgtgtgccCTCTGAAGGTGGAGTTTGCACCTGAAAGAATGTTCATCCTAATAGCAGGTTTGTCTTTGAGGTCTGCATTAATGACAGCATGAAAAGGGGGATGTTTAGGAGTGTGAATGTGAATCTCCTGTAGACTGCATGTTTAAGAAATTGTATCTTCCATTTAACTTCTTTTCAAGAAGAAGCCACCTTGTGTCTTAGTTGTGAAGGATAAGGCTTTTTTGCAGTTAAATTGCAGCTTGCATATTTGATTTGGTTAGAAGAATTAAGGCAAAGTGTGGACTTCTTAACAGCAATGAAGACATCTGTCAGTGCTTTTTCAAAATACCTTCATAAtgccaaggaaaaaaatcagcatgttTTTACTTAGAACGGTGTAAGTGATCTGTTGTAGCAGAATTACTGTATTAAATCAATATCTCATCCTTCCTTGCTCTTTTTGCAGAGTTACTCCATGTCTGTGTATCTTGTTCGTCAGCTCACTTCAGCTATGCTTTTGCAGAGGTTAAAAATGAAAGGGATCAGAAACCCTGATCATTCCAGAGCGCTAAGTAAGTAAAATTAACTTTCCCATTAAATTTTCCTTAGGGGTGGTTAATGGCTCTTTTAAAACCAGAACTGATAATACTTAGGAGACTTGcagcatttagaaaagaaagtcCGTGCCTAGAATATCAAAGGTTCCTTTTGTTGTTACTGAGGTGGCTGTTAATGCTTCAGCACAGGTCCCTAACCCATAGGGAGGAGTGCTGAGAGACTGAAATGCTAGGGAGTGCTGTGAGCACTTCCTACTGTTGTGGGCAGTGAGGTGCAGATACATGACTTAAATATGCATTCTCCTCACTTGCATGTGCTGCTGATTGTCTTGTCTGCATACCTCGCCccttgattattatttttgcttcttacCTGTTGGGTAGAGTTTGCCCCGCTAACCTGTGGCTAAGAAATGCACCATACAGCATGCATCTGCTGCACATAAAGCAATCTCATGATGTGCTGTTTATCCTTTACCTGTAAACAGTGAAGCTATTCCTACTGGTATTAGCTGTAAAGTAGCTTCTTAGATACTCAGTTGTTTTAGATagctggaaacaaaatgtaTGTGCTGTAGAATGAATATTAGGGTTGTAAACGGTGGTGTCTGTCTATACcttcttaatttgtttttatagttAAAGAAAAACTAACAGCAGATCCTGACAGTGAGATTGCCACCACCAGTCTGCGGGTGTCTCTGATGTGCCCTGTAAGTAAGGCTGGGAGCTGCCGTGTACAGGTTTGCGTTGTCATCTGTAGTGCAGACTTGGGCTGTTCTTATGAGACCTGGTTTGGAGATGTCATGGGATTTCATTACATTCTGCTTTAAGATGTAATGTGGAGAAAGGTGCATCTGCAAGCACCTGGTTGCAGCAGCGTTCCACCAACAGGCTTGAACTTGTGAATGCCCCAGCTGCAATGCTGTCAGAATCACGTTGTTACTTGTGTGTGTATGTTGAGACCTTTAAATGAAATGGTCTGGTGTACTGAGGCGTCCTCTGGTTGGGCGGGGTGATGGGTAAAAAAGGGCACAGTGAGAAACAGCACTTTGGATCGTCTGCTCTTTGGGGTATTGCTTTTACTGCCCACtattaaaactggaaaataacCTGATGAATTATAACAAAGTCACAGCTAAGTGGTTTTCTCTTTCCAGGCAGAAACTGGTGTTGTGACTTGTCAGTGAAGTCTTACACTGACACGGGTATAATGCCATTCTAATGTGACTGCAGCTCACAAAACCTTGAAATGACAAAGCAGGTACTTTAGCAGGTCTCACTAACAAAATTCAAAGTCCTGGAAGTAATGCTGTAGGTCCGTTAAAAGTCTGATCGTTTCAAATCAGGAAAGACTTTGAGGACTGCTTTATTGTTCCTTCAGGTACATTGTATGTGATTTGATGGAGTGGATTTGCATGCAGCAACCTTGGTGTTGAGTTTGTAGTGAGAAAGGATGGTTCCTTGCTGGTTGTCGCCTTTCATTGTTAGCCATACAGGTCTGCTTCACTGTCTTCTCTCTGACACTCTTTAAATGCATCTTTGCAGCTGGGCAAAATGAGACTGACAATCCCGTGCCGGGCTGTCACTTGCACACACCTGCAGTGTTTTGATGCTGCTCTCTATCtccaaatgaatgaaaagaagcCCACCTGGATCTGTCCTGTCTGTGACAAAAAGGCAGCTTATGAGAGCCTGATACTAGACGGGTAAGAGAACGGGCCAGCAGACTGCACAACTATTTCCAGCTTTTCATTATGTACTCGATAGATATGCTTGTGACCTGAAGTTTAGACACttagccattttttttctcaaaataaattaagctGGGAGGAACCACTGGAATGCTTTAGCTTCTCTTCCTTTGTAACAAACTATGTAAGCTAATCTCCTAATGGAGTCATCCGACTTTTGAGCCTCAGCATATCTCCTCTAGAGAAATCCAAATGTGACATCTCAGGCTGTCTTCCTTTTACATGAGCCTATCTCTGAAGCTATCAACTTTGACACAATTTGAGTTAAAGTTTAAAACTCATTTGAAGGACGATGGCTTCTACTTTGTGAAAATCTCTGAATTGCAGTAATGTTGAGTAAAAGATGGGTGGGTTGGAATACTCTGGATTTTCATGTGTGCTTGGTGGGAAACGCTGCAACTGCAGGTCATCAGGTGAGATAAACCAGGGAGAGCAGCTGTTGGTTGATGTTGATCGTAGTTTCTCAGCTGTCTCCTTTTCACTTAGCAAAAGCCTGGAACCAAATGACAAAACCACTTCATTTTTACAGACTCTTTATGGAAATCCTTAATGAATGTTCAGATGTGGATGAGATTAAATTCCAGGAAGATGGTTCCTGGTGCCCTATGAGGCCTAAAAAGGATGCTGTTAAAGTCTCAAGTCCACAGTGCACCAAAATAGAAAGTGAGTACATCATGGATACTGGTGGTAAATCAACTAAAAGGCTCGATGCATTGGAGGCTTGGTGTTTGTAGCTGGGATGATGGATATGGacatggattttgttttgtggagGGTGTGCTTAATTCTTCTCACCTTTTCAtttaatgtaaaaagaaaaggttatATCTCTGCAGGtgtaggttttatttttgttctttataacaacacttttgttgttcttgtggCCTAAAACTGATAAGTGGAGATTGAGAAAACTGAGCATAAGCTTTAATGTGACACAGAATACCACTAATAAGATGGTTCCTGAGTCATATTGGCCTCTGTAGTGGTCTTAAAGATGAGCTAATACAGGATTTGAGGTAGTGGTTCTATTGCAAATTGGAACTTCTGATGGCAGcagccttaaaaataataataataatttgtttttctattttaggTTCCAGTGTTGTTAGCAAACCGTGTTCTGTGACGGTGGCCAGTGAGGTAAACAAGAAGAAAGTTGATGTTATTGACTTGACTATAGAAAGCTCTTCtgatgaagaggaagatcctCCAGCCAAAAGGAAGTGCATATTCATGTCTGAAACGCAAGGAAGCCCAACCAAAGGGTTTGTCAGTTTTGAAGTTAGTTGGTGTTCTGTTGTGTGTCAGATAAACTGATGTTAGACATACTGACTCTGCACTCTCCTTGGGATCCAGCTCTGAACTTTCGGAGAACTTCTAGGCCTCCCTTTTCAGAAGGTTATATTGCTACAGTACCTCTGTGCAGGCAAACCTTTATTGCATAGGTTTGTGTCTCTCAGAAGACGCACTGAAGCTGTGTTTGCAGGGATGTTTATCTGTAGAAAAGGAAACCAATTAAGCTAATGTACAGAGCTC from Lagopus muta isolate bLagMut1 chromosome Z, bLagMut1 primary, whole genome shotgun sequence carries:
- the PIAS2 gene encoding E3 SUMO-protein ligase PIAS2 isoform X4 gives rise to the protein MVSSFRVSELQVLLGFAGRNKSGRKHDLLMRALHLLKSGCSPAVQIKIRELYRRRYPRTIEGLSDLSAIKPAVFNLDSSSSPVEPDLAVAGIHPLPSTSVTPQSPSSPVSSVLLQDTKAHFEMQQPSPPIPPVHPDVQLKSLPFYDVLDVLIKPTSLVQSSIQRFQEKFFIFALTPQQVREICISRDFLPGGRRDYTVQVQLRLCLAETSCPQEDNYPNSLCIKVNGKLFPLPGYAPPPKNGIEQKRPGRPLNITSLVRLSSAVPNQISISWASEIGKSYSMSVYLVRQLTSAMLLQRLKMKGIRNPDHSRALIKEKLTADPDSEIATTSLRVSLMCPLGKMRLTIPCRAVTCTHLQCFDAALYLQMNEKKPTWICPVCDKKAAYESLILDGLFMEILNECSDVDEIKFQEDGSWCPMRPKKDAVKVSSPQCTKIESSSVVSKPCSVTVASEVNKKKVDVIDLTIESSSDEEEDPPAKRKCIFMSETQGSPTKGVLMYQPSSVRVPSVTTVDTAAIPPSLTDYPVPFHHPPMSSISSDLPGLDFLSLIPVESQYCPPMFLDSLTSTLTSNTPGSIITSTSHHESNTHVSSSNRSETGVITSSSGSAPDIISLD